A DNA window from Streptomyces parvus contains the following coding sequences:
- a CDS encoding hemolysin family protein: MTAALLGLLAVFVLTAGTGYFVAQEFAYVSADRLTLAREAAAGDKRAARAVKVLERLSFMLSGAQLGITVTGLVVGFLAEPSVSALLRPVLSGTGLPDGVVSGISVVLSFVVATVIQMVLGELAPKNLALAIPERMAKSLAASTLVYLRVVGPVIHIFDSAANRLLRRLGIEPVEELHHGATLEELGHLIGESHEQGELPAATAELMDHALEFSERTLGEVMIPRADVAFVRRDALAAEAVKLIARHGHSNYPVLGDHPDDPAGVLGVRELMRLPAAEIGRATVGSLARRPLLLPELLRLPAAVAQMRERDDEFAVVLDEHGGLAGIVTYEDIAEELVGDIADESDTVVELAVAEGSGWIVDAGRRLDEIEEATGIELPQESDDYDTLAGLIIDRLGRFPTVGDRLTVPGVRIAVRSLDRHVAEYVRIEREDRTADADPTAEGDRTGQEPQA, encoded by the coding sequence ATGACCGCCGCACTGCTCGGCCTCCTGGCCGTCTTCGTCCTCACCGCCGGGACCGGCTACTTCGTCGCCCAGGAGTTCGCGTACGTCTCCGCGGACCGGCTGACCCTCGCCCGGGAGGCCGCGGCCGGTGACAAGCGGGCCGCCCGCGCCGTGAAGGTGCTGGAACGCCTCTCGTTCATGCTCTCCGGCGCCCAGCTCGGCATCACCGTCACCGGACTCGTCGTCGGCTTCCTCGCCGAACCGTCCGTCTCCGCGCTGCTGCGCCCCGTCCTCAGCGGCACCGGCCTCCCCGACGGCGTGGTCTCCGGCATCTCCGTCGTGCTGTCCTTCGTGGTGGCGACCGTCATCCAGATGGTCCTGGGCGAACTCGCCCCCAAGAACCTGGCCCTCGCCATCCCCGAGCGGATGGCGAAGTCCCTGGCCGCCTCCACCCTGGTCTACCTCCGGGTCGTCGGCCCGGTGATCCACATCTTCGACAGCGCGGCCAACCGGCTGCTGCGCCGGCTCGGCATCGAACCCGTCGAGGAACTGCACCACGGCGCCACCCTGGAGGAGCTGGGCCACCTCATCGGCGAATCCCACGAGCAGGGCGAGCTGCCCGCCGCGACCGCCGAACTGATGGACCACGCCCTGGAGTTCTCCGAGCGGACCCTGGGTGAGGTGATGATCCCGCGCGCCGACGTCGCCTTCGTCCGCCGGGACGCCCTGGCCGCCGAGGCCGTGAAGCTGATCGCCCGCCACGGCCACTCCAACTACCCGGTACTCGGTGACCACCCCGACGACCCGGCAGGCGTCCTGGGCGTACGGGAACTGATGCGGCTGCCCGCCGCGGAGATCGGCCGCGCCACCGTCGGCTCCCTGGCCCGCCGCCCCCTCCTGCTGCCGGAGCTGCTCAGGCTCCCGGCCGCGGTCGCGCAGATGCGGGAGCGCGACGACGAGTTCGCCGTGGTCCTGGACGAGCACGGCGGTCTCGCCGGGATCGTCACGTACGAGGACATCGCCGAGGAACTCGTCGGGGACATCGCCGACGAGTCCGACACGGTCGTCGAACTCGCCGTCGCCGAGGGCTCCGGCTGGATCGTGGACGCGGGCCGCCGCCTCGACGAGATCGAGGAGGCCACCGGGATCGAACTGCCCCAGGAGAGCGACGACTACGACACCCTGGCCGGACTGATCATCGACCGGCTCGGCCGCTTCCCGACGGTGGGGGACCGGTTGACCGTCCCCGGCGTCCGGATCGCCGTCCGCTCCCTCGACCGGCACGTCGCCGAGTACGTCCGCATCGAGCGCGAAGACCGCACCGCCGACGCCGATCCGACCGCCGAGGGCGATCGCACCGGACAGGAGCCGCAGGCATGA
- a CDS encoding M56 family metallopeptidase, with amino-acid sequence MGVFVYLPLVLPLTALPIARLAEQHLHPRRAARLLTTVAVILASCSLLCLGLLVVVGTAQLPGNPLPDGWSDDEVREAVPHDAFAGKASILALVVVTAACGFTVHRHFRFRARAHRALRGLGGDDDVAVLPDASPYAYALPGSPGRVMVSTAMLASLEPAEHRALFAHERAHLTGRHHRLLLATRLARCVNPLLWPLLGALVYSTERWADEEAARVTGDRRLTARAVGKAALVARPVPGGAAFAAFATAGPVPRRVAALLGPVPPDRGWPPALTPAGAAALVAAAGATVSALSALNAAVALFLVLEAATPL; translated from the coding sequence ATGGGGGTCTTCGTCTACCTGCCCCTCGTGCTGCCCCTGACCGCGCTGCCGATCGCACGCCTGGCCGAGCAGCATCTGCACCCTCGCAGGGCCGCCCGGCTGCTGACCACCGTCGCCGTCATCCTCGCCTCCTGCAGCCTGCTGTGCCTCGGGCTGCTGGTGGTCGTGGGCACCGCCCAGCTGCCCGGCAACCCGCTGCCCGACGGCTGGTCCGACGACGAGGTCCGCGAGGCCGTGCCGCACGACGCGTTCGCCGGCAAGGCGTCCATCCTGGCGCTCGTGGTCGTCACCGCGGCCTGCGGCTTCACCGTCCACCGCCACTTCCGCTTCCGGGCCCGGGCCCACCGGGCGTTGCGGGGGCTGGGAGGGGACGACGACGTCGCCGTGCTGCCCGACGCCAGCCCGTACGCCTACGCGCTCCCCGGCTCCCCGGGGCGGGTGATGGTCTCCACGGCCATGCTCGCCTCTCTCGAACCGGCAGAGCACCGGGCGCTGTTCGCCCACGAACGGGCCCACCTGACGGGGCGCCACCACCGGCTGCTGCTCGCGACCCGGCTGGCCCGCTGCGTCAACCCCCTCCTGTGGCCGCTGCTCGGGGCCCTGGTCTACAGCACGGAGCGCTGGGCGGACGAGGAGGCGGCCCGGGTCACCGGCGACCGCCGGCTGACCGCCCGCGCGGTCGGCAAGGCCGCGCTCGTCGCCCGTCCGGTGCCCGGCGGCGCGGCCTTCGCCGCCTTCGCCACCGCGGGCCCGGTGCCGCGCCGGGTGGCGGCGCTCCTGGGGCCGGTGCCGCCGGACCGCGGCTGGCCCCCGGCCCTCACCCCGGCCGGGGCTGCCGCGCTCGTCGCCGCGGCCGGGGCGACCGTCTCCGCGCTGTCCGCGTTGAACGCGGCCGTCGCCCTGTTCCTCGTCCTGGAGGCGGCGACCCCGCTGTAA